In Flammeovirga kamogawensis, the sequence ATGTTCTTTCATTTTTGGCTGTATGCACTACTTTTCTTTTACCAGCAAATCTTCTGATGTACTGATAATCATAATTATGATACTTATGCGTTAAGCCCCATTCAAAAACACCAAACGGTTCACCAGAATTTAATGATCTATTAAGTCCCATGGCATGTGGTGCTCCTGGAATAATGGCTTGGATATTAAAGTTAACTCCATCATTAGCAAATTGAACTGTGTTTTTTTCTGGACCGTCAGTTGTAATTAATGACATAATTCCGTCTTTATGTTTCCAAACACAAATTTCGTGACCACTATTAGAAATTGGGTTGTATGGAGATTTCACATAAGGCCCAAGTGGGTTATCTGCAATTGCTACACCATGTCTAATCTGACGTCCGCCAAATGTTACAGCTTCACCCATTTGCTCCCCTTTATAATAAAGATAAAACTTACCATTATATGGTACTATACACGGATCATGTACTTTATGACTATCAAAATCACCTTTCTTTTCAACTGCAAATCTATCTTGTTCAGTTCCTTTCCAAACACCATTATCTGCAGGTTTTAAGATCGGCTCTTCACTTTTTGTCCAAGGCCCGTAAGGAGAATCTGACCAAGCAACTCCCACTTCGTTTTTAGTTCTAACGTTATATGGAGACTTTATTGTTTGGTAACACAAATAATATTTACCGTTATATTCCATTACTTCTGGGGTAAATACAGAACGATCATCGTACGTTCCTTTCTCGCCTCTACTTACTGCTAAACCTTCTTCTTTCCAAGTCCATCCATCTGTAGAGGAAGCCATCCAAATATCACACC encodes:
- a CDS encoding glycoside hydrolase family 117 protein; protein product: MRNQIRVLLAAGLLGASIVSSCTTQTVTKGEEFSTISDEKIDFLGITDVNHLSAASKRALEWPDSLNNDWFGEFSVHDLKGDLAFEEGVVRRDPSALIKKDGKYFVYYSKSVGKTDGFGGDIEKDKVFPWDRCDIWMASSTDGWTWKEEGLAVSRGEKGTYDDRSVFTPEVMEYNGKYYLCYQTIKSPYNVRTKNEVGVAWSDSPYGPWTKSEEPILKPADNGVWKGTEQDRFAVEKKGDFDSHKVHDPCIVPYNGKFYLYYKGEQMGEAVTFGGRQIRHGVAIADNPLGPYVKSPYNPISNSGHEICVWKHKDGIMSLITTDGPEKNTVQFANDGVNFNIQAIIPGAPHAMGLNRSLNSGEPFGVFEWGLTHKYHNYDYQYIRRFAGKRKVVHTAKNERTSKKVKKSI